The Stigmatopora argus isolate UIUO_Sarg chromosome 23, RoL_Sarg_1.0, whole genome shotgun sequence genome contains a region encoding:
- the brd1a gene encoding bromodomain-containing protein 1 isoform X3, with product MKKKARNHRVSAAERPSSPIKPSPNKQILTYAQAQRMVEFELDGCIHRLSVFDRLDVISNDDPALREMERAKNKNADKPQQQVLLRSVRLKINQEKRRAALGVTAPKELSGQPVSVPPSPKLPEPKFRTVEYNLPAVPKRHSSYYKYEEKTEEELDEETEYDMDEEDLAWLDLVNEKRRSEGASHVSYNVFEFLVDRFEKELYLEGLDKGSERQASVDQDTVCAVCADGDCHDGNAILSCDLCKVAVHQDCYGVPYSPEGQWLCRHCLQSPAKPAACVLCPSKGGAVKKTDDNRWGHVVCALWVPEVGFANTTLIEPIDGVRRIPPARWKLTCYLCKEKGVGACIQCHKANCYTAFHVSCAQKGGLFMKMEPIKDLTESGEPTLSLKKTAYCGAHTPVGCVRRKLAIYDRVKPKNGLCSPAGKDRGDAKWKQKKKTRKVELSDVESETPAPTTVPSFPAHRLQTILNQVSVQKKKAFVELVLNYWTLKRQSRNGLPLIRRLHASSQSQKTAKPKQTEEKTRELKEQLKEWHRLRHDLERARLLLELIRKREKLKREELKFQESLLEMQLTPFSILLRSVLDQLLLKDQARIFTQPVDITEVPDYMDHIKRPMDFSTMRQRVDAQEYSNFDQFEADFDLLVNNCLKYNSKDTCFYRAAVRLRDQGGAVIRKARRDAEKIGFDAASGMHLEEAPQLKAAAAFSWEDVDCLLKPTNRMHLPPDKQLQQLLEKFDQTCAMKSSPSRSKRIKLLKKTINDVRSDMSLRRLQHAPHHHGSVSSVGSAESDIKPAEKWKLNGHFPDDEGTPAPKSHPLLALFRIFCSPPPDKWLPPKLEPSDAIPPLIHSDGDPGPPTLKLVDATPDGDDRAAGKVPKFQGTRLNGHSHVNLQNSLFDGDVRVVATSTLAEPVGRRTAVLFCKSKSPSPRKPMRGGGGDEGRDSAERQESEEQVDGGAGTQLASKSFLSVVIPRLETLLHSKKRKLLENQEELEAEGKAPVKRLDMGLTRGFLDAEEEKELGQPARAAEPRRRCASESSMSSCNSLPGGGAGSILSLPKCGKGKPALLRRNTVDDKNELIACIENGNFAKAARIAAEVGNSNIWMPASAATVALEPLKLVWAKCSGYPSYPALIIDPHMPRVGCQHNGVSIPMPPTDVLRIGETMQYKSDEKLYLVLFFDNKRSWQWLPRSKLVPLGMDKTIDKIKMMEGRTSGIRKAVQVAFKRAMNHLNIVRDEPVSDLSDVD from the exons ATGAAGAAGAAAGCCCGGAACCACCGAGTTTCGGCGGCGGAGAGGCCGTCCTCGCCCATCAAGCCGTCGCCCAACAAACAGATCCTGACGTACGCCCAGGCGCAACGCATGGTGGAGTTTGAACTGGACGGCTGCATCCACCGGCTCAGCGTTTTCGACCGGCTTGACGTCATCTCGAACGACGACCCCGCGCTGCGGGAGATGGAACGCGCCAAAAACAAGAACGCCGACAAACCGCAACAGCAGGTTCTGTTGAGGTCGGTGCGGTTAAAAATCAATCAAGAAAAGCGGAGGGCCGCACTCGGCGTCACCGCTCCGAAAGAATTAAGCGGGCAACCCGTTAGCGTCCCCCCCAGTCCAAAACTCCCGGAGCCCAAATTCCGGACCGTGGAGTACAACTTGCCGGCTGTTCCCAAACGTCATTCTTCTTATTATAAATACGAGGAGAAGACCGAGGAAGAGCTGGATGAGGAAACCGAGTACGACATGGACGAAGAAGATTTAGCCTGGCTGGATTTGGTCAACGAAAAGCGGCGAAGCGAAGGCGCCAGTCACGTGTCCTACAACGTCTTTGAGTTCCTGGTGGACCGCTTCGAGAAAGAGCTGTACCTGGAAGGCTTGGACAAAGGCAGCGAGAGGCAAGCGTCCGTGGACCAGGACACGGTTTGCGCCGTTTGCGCCGACGGCGACTGTCACGACGGCAACGCCATCCTCTCGTGCGACCTGTGCAAGGTGGCCGTGCATCAGGACTGTTACGGCGTCCCCTACTCCCCCGAGGGTCAGTGGCTTTGCCGACACTGTCTACAGTCGCCCGCCAAGCCCGCCGCTTGCGTGTTGTGTCCCAGCAAAGGAGGCGCGGTGAAAAAGACGGACGATAACCGCTGGGGCCACGTGGTGTGCGCCCTGTGGGTTCCCGAGGTGGGCTTCGCCAACACCACCTTGATCGAGCCCATCGACGGCGTCCGTCGCATCCCGCCGGCCCGCTGGAAGCTCACGTGCTacctttgcaaagaaaagggcGTGGGGGCGTGCATCCAGTGCCACAAAGCTAACTGCTACACCGCCTTCCATGTCAGCTGTGCCCAGAAAGGCGGGCTTTTCATGAAAATGGAGCCCATTAAAGACCTGACCGAGTCAGGTGAGCCCACCCTCTCGCTTAAAAAGACCGCCTACTGCGGCGCTCACACGCCCGTCGGCTGCGTCAGGAGGAAACTGGCCATCTACGACCGGGTCAAACCGAAGAACGGACTGTGCAGCCCAGCGGGGAAAGACAGAGGCGATGCTAAATggaagcagaagaagaagacgaggaAAGTCGAGTTGTCAGATGTCGAAAGCGAGACCCCCGCGCCGACCACGGTTCCTTCCTTTCCCGCTCACAG GTTGCAAACCATTTTAAACCAGGTCTCAGTCCAAAAAAAGAAAGCTTTCGTGGAGCTGGTCCTGAATTACTGGACTCTAAAACGGCAGTCCCGGAACGGGCTCCCGTTGATCCGGCGCCTCCACGCCAGCTCGCAGTCCCAGAAGACCGCCAAGCCG AAGCAAACCGAGGAGAAAACGCGGGAGCTGAAGGAACAGCTGAAGGAGTGGCACCGGTTGCGACACGACTTGGAGAGAGCCCGACTTCTGCTGGAGCTCATTCGCAAAAGGGAGAAGCTCAAGAGAGAGGAG CTGAAATTCCAAGAGAGCCTTCTTGAGATGCAGCTGACTCCCTTTAGCATTCTGCTAAGATCCGTTTTGGACCAGCTACTGTTAAAAGACCAGGCTAGGATTTTTACCCAGCCAGTGGACATCACCGAG GTACCAGACTACATGGACCACATCAAGCGCCCAATGGACTTCTCCACCATGCGGCAACGCGTGGATGCCCAGGAATATAGCAACTTTGATCAGTTCGAGGCTGACTTCGACCTCCTGGTCAACAACTGCTTGAAGTATAATTCCAAAGACACGTGTTTCTACCGGGCTGCCGTTCGCCTTCGGGATCAGGGCGGGGCCGTGATTCGTAAGGCGAGGAGAGACGCTGAGAAGATCGGCTTCGACGCGGCCAGCGGGATGCACCTGGAGGAAGCGCCCCAGTTGAAGGCGGCGGCGGCTTTTTCGTGGGAAGACG TGGATTGCTTACTCAAGCCCACCAACCGAATGCATTTGCCCCCGGACAAGCAGCTGCAGCAACTTTTGGAAAAGTTTGACCAGACCTGCGCCATGAAGTCCAGCCCCTCCCGCAGCAAACGCATTAAGCTGCTGAAAAAGACCATCAACGACGTGCGCAGCGACATGAGCCTCCGGAGACTCCAGCACGCCCCCCACCATCACGGCAGCGTCTCTTCCGTGGGCTCGGCGGAGAGTGACATCAAGCCCGCGGAAAAGTGGAAGCTCAACGGCCATTTTCCCGACGACGAAGGTACGCCGGCACCCAAAAGCCACCCGTTATTAGCGTTATTCCGCATTTTTTGCTCTCCTCCGCCAGACAAGTGGCTCCCTCCTAAACTGGAGCCTTCCGACGCCATTCCTCCGCTCATCCACTCCGACGGGGACCCCGGACCCCCCACGCTCAAACTCGTCGACGCCACGCCGGACGGCGACGACCGAGCGGCCGGGAAAGTCCCCAAATTCCAGGGGACGCGCCTAAATGGCCACTCCCACGTGAACCTCCAGAATTCCTTATTTGACGGCGACGTCAGAGTGGTCGCCACGTCCACGCTGGCCGAGCCCGTCGGACGGCGGACCGCCGTTCTCTTTTGCAAATCCAAATCCCCGAGCCCCCGCAAGCCGATGAGGGGGGGCGGCGGCGACGAGGGTCGGGACTCGGCCGAGCGTCAAGAGAGCGAGGAGCAAGTTGACGGTGGCGCCGGGACGCAGCTGGCTTCCAAATCCTTCTTGTCGGTGGTCATTCCCAGGCTGGAGACGTTGCTGCACAGTAAAAAGAGGAAGCTTCTGGAAAACCAGGAGGAGTTGGAGGCGGAGGGAAAGGCTCCCGTTAAAAGACTTGACATGG GTCTAACGAGAGGCTTCCTGGACGCAGAAGAGGAGAAGGAACTGGGCCAGCCCGCCAGAGCCGCCGAACCGCGAAGACGCTGCGCTTCCGAGTCCTCCATGTCTTCGTGCAACAGCCTACCCGGAGGAGGCGCCGG ATCCATCCTCAGTCTTCCAAAATGCGGGAAGGGGAAACCCGCCTTGTTGCGAAGAAACACGGTGGATGATAAGAATGAGTTAATCGCCTGCATCGAAAATGGCAATTTTGCCAAAGCCGCACGTATCGCAGCAG AAGTTGGCAACAGCAATATTTGGATGCCCGCTAGTGCTGCAACAGTTGCGCTGGAACCCCTCAAGCTAGTTTGGGCCAAATGTAGCGGATACCCCTCCTATCCTGCTTTG ATCATCGACCCCCACATGCCACGCGTTGGCTGCCAACACAACGGTGTGTCCATCCCCATGCCCCCCACGGACGTGCTCCGCATCGGAGAAACAATGCAGTACAAATCCGACGAGAAACTCTACCTCGTGCTCTTCTTCGACAACAAACGCAGCTG GCAGTGGCTCCCCAGATCCAAACTGGTTCCTCTGGGCATGGACAAAACCATCGACAAGATCAAAATGATGGAAGGCCGCACGTCGGGCATCCGCAAGGCGGTCCAGGTGGCGTTCAAGCGCGCCATGAACCACTTGAACATCGTGCGGGATGAGCCGGTTAGCGACCTGAGCGACGTAGACTGA